The genome window TGCGAAAGCGATGGGATGTGGGGACTGGATAAAGATAGAGGTCATATCAGATAGCAAATACTTACTTCCAGACAACTATGAAACTATAAAAGCGACGGAAATACTTGCAAAGGAAGGATTTAAAGTACTTCCATATATGAGCCCAGAGTTGTCTAGTGCAAAGAAACTTGTAGAAGCAGGAGCTGCAGCCGTAATGCCACTTGGTGCTCCTATTGGAAGCAATAGAGGAATAAAAACAAAAGAACTTATTGAAATTCTCATAGAAGAAATAGATGTACCTATAATAGTTGATGCTGGAATTGGTAAACCATCAGAAGCGGCAGAAGCTATGGAAATGGGAGCGGATGCAGTAT of Tissierellales bacterium contains these proteins:
- a CDS encoding thiazole synthase, which produces VDLDSEDENLLKYIPKDVFWLPNTSGARNAEEAVRIARLAKAMGCGDWIKIEVISDSKYLLPDNYETIKATEILAKEGFKVLPYMSPELSSAKKLVEAGAAAVMPLGAPIGSNRGIKTKELIEILIEEIDVPIIVDAGIGKPSEAAEAMEMGADAVLVNTAIATAEDPAQMAEAFALAVKSGRMAYLAKLGRVKEKASASSPLTGFLNEGDL